One Papaver somniferum cultivar HN1 unplaced genomic scaffold, ASM357369v1 unplaced-scaffold_35, whole genome shotgun sequence DNA window includes the following coding sequences:
- the LOC113342302 gene encoding probable polygalacturonase, whose translation MKRLVALLFLLLLNNGAVEIYGEGSDWGCKYNKGLEPRPHSVSINEFGAVGDGKTLNTLAFQNAIFYLNSFADKGGAQLYVPPGRWLTGSFNLTSHLTLFLARGALLLGSQNISHWELIEPLPSYGRGTEHPGGRYRSLITGYNLKDVVITGDNGTIDGQGSVWWDWYTSQSLNYSRPHLVEFISSDDVVISNLTFLNSPYWNIHPVYCSNVQVLNITVRSPSDSPFTDGIVPDSSDNICIENCTISVGHDAIVLKSGWDEYGITYGRPTTQVHIKRVQLRASLGSGLAFGSEMSGGISSVFAEHLHIHDSFTGINLKTTKGRGGYIKDILISDVAVENVQKAVEASGHFGAHPDENFNPDALPIVDGITLKDMVGKNISRAGNFIGIQESPFTSICLFNISLSTASDPSTSWACSNTFGFSQSVLPEPCPELQSLYSNSSSVCYSLEPSAGYSAAL comes from the exons aTGAAGAGGCTA GTggcattgttatttcttttgttaCTGAATAATGGCGCTGTTGAAATTTATGGAGAAGGAAGTGACTGGGGATGCAAATATAACAAGGGTTTAGAACCACGACCTCATAGTGTATCTATAAATGAGTTTGGAGCAGTTGGAGATGGAAAAACACTGAATACTCTTGCCTTTCAGAATGCTATCTTCTATCTCAATTCTTTTGCGGACAAGGGTGGAGCACAGCTCTATGTGCCTCCAGGGAGATGGCTAACTGGAAGTTTCAATCTCACCAGTCACCTCACACTTTTCTTGGCAAGGGGTGCTCTCCTCCTTGGATCCCAG AACATCTCACACTGGGAACTAATTGAACCCTTGCCGTCATATGGCAGAGGGACTGAACATCCGGGAGGAAGATATCGCAGTTTGATAACAGGATATAACTTAAAAGATGTTGTGATAACAG GTGACAATGGAACAATTGATGGCCAAGGTTCTGTTTGGTGGGACTGGTATACGTCCCAATCCTTGAATTACAGTCGCCCACACCTAGTGGAATTTATCAGTTCCGATGATGTCGTGATTTCAAATCTGACCTTCTTGAATTCCCCATACTGGAATATTCATCCAGTTTATTGCAG CAATGTGCAAGTTCTGAACATAACAGTACGCTCTCCATCTGATTCTCCTTTTACCGATGGAATAGTGCCAG ATTCTTCTGATAACATATGTATAGAGAACTGCACTATCAGTGTTGGGCATGATGCGATTGTGCTCAAGAGCGGTTGGGATGAGTATGGAATCACATATGGAAGACCCACGACACAAGTCCACATCAAGCGGGTTCAACTTCGAGCATCTTTAGGCTCCGGCCTTGCATTCGGCAGTGAGATGTCTGGTGGGATCTCAAGTGTGTTTGCAGAGCATCTTCATATTCATGACTCTTTCACTGGCATTAATCTGAAGACTACCAAGGGCAGGGGAGGTTATATAAAAGACATTCTTATTTCCGATGTTGCAGTGGAAAATGTCCAAAAGGCCGTTGAGGCCTCCGGTCATTTTGGAGCACACCCCGATGAAAACTTTAATCCCGACGCTCTTCCAATTGTTGATGGCATTACATTGAAGGATATGGTTGGCAAAAACATTTCTAGAGCTGGAAACTTCATTGGAATCCAAGAATCTCCTTTCACTTCTATTTGTCTATTCAATATCTCATTATCTACGGCTTCAGACCCTTCCACTTCATGGGCTTGTTCAAATACGTTTGGATTCTCCCAATCAGTGCTTCCAGAACCTTGCCCCGAGCTCCAAAGCTTATATTCAAACTCTTCTTCTGTTTGTTATTCTCTGGAACCTTCTGCTGGGTACTCCGCAGCCCTGTGA
- the LOC113342292 gene encoding zinc finger CCCH domain-containing protein 18-like translates to MADGEELYLEKQLELQLDEQKESLTAINEALVLDSTNTELLSVHEELVLAIKDAEEGIFHLKRSRLWQEADVMLSQSGCKDSQVEPLNCTSSTEVQPLEANIYSVGSTCRFRHTDGRWYHGRVVDKDGSSSAKVTFLTPTSDNMLVCKFFLQQRCRFGSNCRMSHGFDVPISSLKHYVPTKWQNSLAGSSIWAISDINSGIWRRAELESWDENLGIGRVVFLNDGSSANLGSEDISLSEYAQMSDEDKQNQFSSEEYDSSGNEEEEEFPQGIGFMEATMLQRGIQTDTAVFANWEHHTRGIASKMMASMGYREGMGLGASGQGILDPVSVKVLKPKQSLDHAFESRENGEGNNKNGNENHVKKRGRGGKRKRDKKFAAAARAAKTADELTSPDVFSFINGQLASQGKIQQCKSLREEKKQDRRSLVAYDNDIKELRIQVDKLEEMVNRNRKEKAVFEAFSRKLSETRKALADAEAAQASASNAVVSKEKEKRWLKF, encoded by the coding sequence ATGGCGGACGGCGAAGAATTGTATCTTGAGAAACAGCTGGAGTTGCAGTTAGACGAACAAAAGGAATCACTGACAGCTATAAATGAAGCCCTAGTTTTAGATTCAACAAATACTGAGCTTCTTTCTGTTCACGAGGAGCTTGTCCTGGCGATCAAGGATGCGGAGGAAGGAATTTTTCATTTAAAACGCTCACGATTGTGGCAAGAAGCCGATGTAATGCTTTCACAATCCGGTTGTAAGGATTCCCAGGTGGAACCTCTTAATTGCACAAGCAGCACTGAGGTGCAACCATTGGAAGCAAACATTTACTCAGTTGGATCAACATGTAGATTCCGACACACTGACGGGCGTTGGTACCACGGACGCGTAGTTGATAAGGATGGGTCTAGTTCTGCAAAGGTCACATTCCTTACACCAACGTCTGACAACATGTTGGTCTGCAAGTTCTTTCTACAACAGCGATGTCGATTTGGTAGTAACTGCCGCATGTCTCATGGATTTGATGTTCCTATATCTTCGCTGAAGCATTACGTTCCAACAAAATGGCAGAACTCATTGGCAGGTTCCAGCATATGGGCCATCTCAGACATCAATTCTGGCATCTGGAGGAGGGCAGAACTTGAATCGTGGGATGAAAATCTTGGAATAGGTCGTGTCGTTTTTCTTAATGATGGAAGTTCTGCGAATCTTGGGAGTGAAGACATTTCATTATCCGAATATGCTCAAATGAGCGACGAGGACAAACAAAATCAGTTTAGTTCCGAGGAATACGATTCAAGTggcaacgaagaagaagaagaattcccTCAAGGTATAGGATTTATGGAAGCTACCATGTTACAACGTGGAATTCAGACGGATACTGCTGTATTTGCTAACTGGGAGCATCACACACGAGGGATAGCTTCCAAGATGATGGCCAGCATGGGTTACCGTGAAGGAATGGGATTAGGTGCATCTGGCCAAGGTATTCTTGACCCTGTGTCAGTAAAAGTCCTTAAACCAAAGCAATCACTTGATCATGCATTTGAATCTCGTGAAAATGGAGAAGGTAATAATAAAAATGGTAATGAAAATCATGTGAAAAAACGTGGTAGAGGTGGAAAGAGAAagcgtgataagaaatttgcagcTGCAGCACGTGCAGCAAAAACTGCAGATGAGTTAACATCACCAGATGTCTTCAGTTTCATCAATGGTCAGCTAGCCTCACAGGGAAAGATCCAACAGTGCAAAAGCTTGAGGGAAGAGAAGAAGCAAGACAGGAGATCCTTAGTTGCTTAtgataatgacataaaagaactGAGAATCCAGGTTGACAAATTGGAAGAAATGGTGAATCGAAACCGTAAAGAGAAGGCAGTTTTTGAAGCTTTCTCAAGGAAATTGAGTGAGACCCGCAAGGCATTGGCTGATGCAGAGGCGGCCCAGGCATCAGCATCCAATGCAGTTGTcagcaaagaaaaagaaaagaggtgGCTCAAATTTTGA